The Bacteriovorax sp. PP10 nucleotide sequence TTCTTGGGATCATGAACCTAAGAGGACAGGTTATTTCGGTTGTAGATTTAAGAAAAAAATTAAAAGTAGACGCTCGTCAGGATAAAGAAGAAGCAGTTATCATCGTTGATATTGGTGGAATGAACATTGGTGTGGTTGTCGATTCAATCAACAAAGTTCTAGCTTTCTCTTCTGAAGATGTAAGTGAAATGCCGGAAGTTGAGCACCAGGTTAACACGCATTTTATCTTTGGTGTTTATAAGAAAGAACACTCTCTTACTATTCTTCTGGATATCGCTAAGGTGTTAGACCTTAAAGATCTTGAAGCAATCAGTGGAATGAAGAAGGCCGCTTAATTAAAGTTTGAATTAAAAAGGTGTTGGGGAATCGTATGAGTCAGGCGGCAGTTGGTACAATTAGTAAAGACTTCGTAAATTTAATTGAAAAAGTTTCGAATGTTGTACATAAAATTTCAGGTAACCGTTTAGGTGATAAACAAGCTTATATGGTTGAGACGCGTGTAAAAAAACGCATGATGGAATTAGGACTTAAAACTGCTGACGAGTATGTTAAGTATATTGATCAAAACCTTGATCATGAATCTTACATTCTTGTAGGACTTATTACGACCCACCATACTTTCTTTTTCCGTGAATTCCCGCATTTTGAAATCTTAAAAGCAAAACTCCCAGAGTTACTTGCTGGAGCAAAAAAGCGTGGAGATAAAAATTTAACGGTTTGGTCGGCAGCTTGCTCACGTGGACACGAAGTGTATTCACTGGCAATGTTCCTGGATTTTCATATCCCGCAAATTGACCCTTCAATGTCATTTAAAATTTTAGGAACGGACATCGATGGGGAGTCGGTTAAAATCGCCAACAACGGTGTTTATCACCACAATGAAATCAAAGAAATTCCTATGAACTTCATGGGGAATAACTGGGCAAAGGGGACAGGCGATATCGCCATGTACGCTAAGGTTAAATCAAACCTTAAATCAAAGTGTGAATTCAAACCAGGAAACTTACTGAAAGTTTCTGAAGCAGTTAAAGATCAAAAATTTGATGTCATTTTCTGCCGTAACGTTTTTATTTATTTTGAAACTCCTCAGATCGAAGCGATTTCAAAAGAGCTGATCGCGAGACTTCATCCGCACGGTGTTTATTTCTCGGGGATTTCAGAGCCGCTATCGGGAATGAAGCTTGAGATTAATTCAATCGGGCCATCAGCTTATATGCATAAAGCAGCAACACCGACTGCATCCGCTAAAGCACCGACACCTGCGGCCGCTGGAAATGTTCTTCCAATGAGAAGTGCAGCAGTGGCCCCATCACCAGTGTCGTACCAACCACAAATTTTAAGAGTTATGTGTGTGGACGACTCACCAAGTATCCTTACACTTCTAAAGAAAGTGTTAACTCCAGAACATGGATTTGAAGTGGTAGCGACAGCTATCAACGGTAAAGATGCCATGGAAAAAATGAAAACTATAAAAATCGATTTAATGACTCTCGATATTCACATGCCGGAAATGGATGGTATTGCTTATCTGGAAAAAAATCATACGAAATCTCACCCTCCGGTCATGATTATTTCATCGGCCTCAAGAGCGGACTCTGATACAGCAATGAGAGCGTTTAAGTTTGGTGCTACGGACTACGTAGAAAAGCCTGCTCTAACGAACCTTGAAGAGCGTGGAGAAGAGATTAGAACGAAGTTAAAATCAATTGCAGGAAGTGCACAACGTCCAATGGTTTCTTCTTTTGATAAAGAAAACCAGAAGACATTTGTGATCGCTAACCCTGAAAAGAAAATGCGTGTGATGCTGGGATCTCTTTCTGATCTTCCAATGTTCAAAGCATTTTTTAATGAAACAGATAACTCTCAACCGCCAACTTTCATTTTCTTTGAAGGTGCCGGAGAGATTTTAGAAGGGATTGTAAAAGAGCATCAAAGAGATTTTAAAAAATCTGTTGTGTTTTTTGATAGCATGGAGACAAAACTTGCTCCAAATACAATTTACTTTGTAGATTTTAAGAAATACTTCTCAATGGTTCACAGTAAATATGGAACTATGCCAACGTCGATTATGGCGTATGGAAATACATCTGCTCATGCAGCTAAGCAAGTCTCAGCATGGCGTGGAGTTGAATTGTTACTTGAAGATTTAGGTGAAAAAGGAAACGCTAAACATCCGTTGAAGGCCTATGCTTCAGATGTTGTCCCGGCGACAAGCTTTCCGTATATGTCATGCCGTTACCTGAGTACAAAGTAATCGTTTATGAAAAAGATGAGATCACTACATATTCAGACGAAAAAAGATGGGGGGGAGTTTTTAACAGCTCTTTTTCCCGGTGACGCTTTTCTTTCTTTTCACCATTCATCTAATGATTGTTTTGGAGTTTATGTAAAGAGAAGTGATCTTGGTAAACCAGTATTTGAAAAAATATTTGCTGAAGTCAGCGAATATTTTGCACATGATCTGAGTAAAGTAGAGATGAAGGTGATTGGTGCCAAAAAATCAATTGCTGAAGTAAGCAGCTTTTTTGATCAGAAGAAATTTCAATCGATCAAAAAAGTCGATAAAGAAACCCAGGTGGAAGTTTGTTTCCTTCCTGAGATTAATAAAGTGCGCGTATCGATAGAAGGAGCAGCTCCAACTGTAACATCTGCTTTCACACCGAAAGTGATGCCTTCAAAATTTAAAGTTTTAATTGTTGATGACTCAAAAACCATCAGAACAATTTTATCTAAGATCTTTTTAAGTGACCCCATGTTTGAAGTATGTGCGATGGCAGAAAGACCTTCTGAAGTCGAAGCACTTATTATAAAACATAAGCCAGACGTTATTACACTTGATATTCACATGCCGGAAATGGATGGGGTAACGTTATTAAAAACGATTATCGCACCTAAGTATTACATTCCAACGGTGATGATTTCCTCAATCAGTATGGCCGAAGGGCCGATGGTTTTAGACGCTCTTGAAAACGGTGCCGTCGACTATATTCAAAAACCGGAAATGTCAGAAATCGCCAGCGTGACACCTTTCATTTTGGAAAAGGTAAGAACAGCGGCCATGGCCAATGTTAATAAAACAAGCAGAAGAGAAAGGACTCAAGCAGTCCAGACTAAAGAGCTGTGTAATCTGGATTCGCTTATTGTTCTTGGTTCATCAACAGGTGGAACAGAAGCAATCAGAGAGATCCTGACTGCGCTTCCAAATAAAATTCCTCCGATGCTGATTGTTCAGCATATTCCTGCTGTCTTCTCACTGGCCTTTGCCAAGAGAATGAACGAGCTTTGTCCCTTTGATGTGAAAGAAGCAGAAGATGGTGATGAAGTAAGGCAGAACCGCGTTTTAATCGCTCCTGGTGGCTTCCAGATGAAGATGGTTCAAAAGAATGGGAAAGTCTTTGTTGAGATCAACGATGATGCTCCAGTGAATCGTTTTAAGCCTTCAGTTGATTACATGTTTATGACGGTCGCTAAGAATATCTACACGCATACAGTTGCTGTTATCTTAACTGGAATGGGGAAAGATGGGGCGAAAGGGATGCTGGAGCTTAGAAATCTTGGAGTGAGAACCATTGCTCAGGATGAAGCGACATCTGTTGTATTTGGTATGCCGAAAGAGGCGATCAATATTGGTGCAGCGGAGTTTACAGAGTCGTTGGGGAATATTGCCGAGAGGATTACGTTACTGACCAATCAAAAAAAAAGTAGAAAAGAAGTTTCATGAATAAAAAAGGGCCTCTTAGAGGCCCTTTTTTTATTATAATTTTGAAAAACTAAATACAGGTGGCTCCATACCACACGTTCCACTTACTCCACCACAAGTCGAGTGTGCTGAATCGCAAACTTTTCCAGTAGGATTAACTGTAAATTTTCCAGATGAAGTTCCAGTGATAACTAGCGGAGACGCTAAGTTAAATCCGTGAGTATTTACACCTAAAGTAAGTGGAGGATTAAAAGCATCATTACCTCCAGTCGTTACACCTGTCGACAGGTAAATCGATACACGGTCTGCCCCAGGTGTCCCATAAACCCCTGCATTGGCCCCATTCGTTCCTGTACAGCTCGTAGTAGATCCATCAATCAGCTTGCTGGAACCACCGTTATCAGAGCGGCAGATATCCAGGTTGCGTGGAGTGCTGGCAACGCAATTCCCACTGGTCGATGTGGTGCTTGGTGTGAAGGATAGGACATCTGAAAATTCAATAACAATACAATTGTATGTTCCATTGGCCAGTACGCCATTACCAAGATCCGGGTTAGATAAAAAATTAACGGCAACGGGAGTATTTCCATTGTCGACAACAGTGATGAGGTCGGTGCAAAGAGCACTGGTTGAAACGGCCATCTTATAAACTTTAAAAGTGAGAGCACTTGCAGACAGGCCAATATCTCCGGCGTTGTCTACAGCATGAGCGACCGGCAGTATTGATAAGCAGTTTACAATGAGAAAGGTTTTAAAAATGTTTTTCATAAATTGATCCTTTAATGGTTAATAATTTTTTTACTGCAAATAATAATTAAGAACCAGATCCTTTTAGTGAAAATGTATTTCCGCTTCCCGTTGTATCTGCTTTTTTACCACAAGCAGTTAGCGAGATTATCGTTATAAGAATAATTGAAATAATAAATAATTTTTTCATAAAGTTCCCCTGTTGAGACACTTGTCGTGAGTCGCTAGGGTGAGTTTAGTCTTATTAAGGATGGGGAAACTAAATTGTGGTGGATGTATTAAATAATGAGGAGATAGTGAAATTACCTTAACTCCTTAGGTAAACTTCTTAATGTTGATTTGGCATTTATTTGTGTCAGGTGAAAGAACAAACAGGTGAAAATCTTTTTTTGAAAACATTATCCATTGATTAAAGTAAAAAGCTTTGTCGCAGTATCTTTTACAGAAGTCGAGAGCTGCATAACTTGATTTGCATTTTCAGAAACGCTTTGCGAGGCAGCACTATTTTTATTTGTTATCTCATCAATTAGGCCCATTGCTTTATTGACTTCATCAATTCCTTGCGACTGCTCTCTGGAAGCACCGGCCACCTCTGAAACTAAAGACTGGGCGGAAGCTGAGGCATTGCTGATCTCGTTCAAAATAAGATCACATTGTTTTGCTTTATCAATCCCAAGTGCAATTTTATCTTTTCCATCATGAATCAGGATTTCTACTTGAGATTTAGTTGTAGAGACAATCTTATTAACCTTGTTGATACTTTCATCGAGTTGAATCTTTATTTCATTGGCAGCACTTCCACTCATTTGAGCGAGGTTTCCAATTTCTTCAGCTACTACCGCAAATCCTTTTCCTTGCTCGCCGGCGCGGGCCGCCTCAACAGATGCATTAAAAGATAGGAGTTTGGTTTGAAAAACAATGTCGTTAATAACATTTGTTTTATCAGCAATGTTCTTAATAACCTGAACCATCTCGCTTAATTCAGCATTATTTTTTGACATGAATGAGTTAAAAGAATCATTGTTTTCACTGATTTCGTTCATGGCATTAAGCATTTCGACTAGTGCTTTCTGTCCGCTTTTGACTGATTCAAGACTTTCCTGAGATGATACTTTCGCGTTGTTGGCATTGTCTGAATTTCTTCCGATCATTGCGGCTATCTCTTCAATACTTGCGGCCGTCTCTTGTACCGCTGCTGCCTGTTGAGTTGCACAGGTTGAAAGCTCAGCACTAAGGAATTTCATAGAGTCAGATGAATTAATAAGAAGAGGTGTTGTCTGGTTGAGTTCATTAGTTAATTCACTGAGCTGTCTTGTGAGCTTTTTAATAAAATTATAACTAAAGATGCTAAATCCAACGAGGGCGGCGAGAGGGGCCCAGATAGATAAGCGAAGTATAAGTTCTATATCTTGAGCTATCTTGTTGATATCTTCTGTAAAGTTTACGGTTGCTTGCTTTAAAAAAGCATCGACTTCTTTCTGTAATTCTAATGATGCCTTGTCGAAATTAGGCATGTAAGTATTTCCGGCCTTAGTTCCTTTTGTTATGTAAAGATTGGCCATAGTCACACCCGTTTTATAATATAAATCGGATAATTTTTTTATAGTATCAAGCGATACCATCATCTCTTGATTATTATTTTCGCTGGCGAGCTTTCTTTCTTCATCAATGTTTTGTAAAAGTGCTCGATAATTATTCTCTGCTTCTTTTAAACCGTCATCCAGACCATCTTCACCTCGAGTTGCACCAATGTCAGAAATAAATTGTTGTATTTGTACGACGTGAATTTTCGTTTTTTGAGAATATCTATAATGTGAAAAATTGAGTTTAAGATTTTTCAGATTCGTACTTTTTATATTACTTAAATAAAAAATGACAAAGGCAGCAAAGGATAAGAAAAAGAGAAAAGATACAATTTGTCCAAAAGAGATTTTTCGCCCAAGTGAGTGTGCCAAAGTATATCCTTGATGAATAATATTTAAAGTAGAGTTTAATAATGAATGAAACTCTATTTTTAAAATATGATTAATATCATAATGATCAAAAAGTGTAGGTTATGTATTCAAATATGCAGTGAAAGTAATTTTATTTATTTAAAAGTGTCAGGATTAATTAACAATAGTGAAGTTGCTTAGGTGAACTTCTTAAAAATGATTCGGAGTTTTTTGTATTAAGTAGGAAAGGATATGGAAGTTTGTATAATTAAAAATTAACTGATCTTTTATTTATCTGGAAAACTTGATCCAGTATTGGAACGGGCCTCGTCCTTTTTTCTTGTTGAATTATTTTCTGCAGAAATAATTTCACCGGCCATGAAAATTGTATTAACGCCTTTTTTTTCTTTTTTACACTGATATACAGGGATTCCTGTCTCTTTCATTTTTGCCAATGTCTCGTCTGATACCAGGTTATAGTTTTTTATTTTTGCAGAGTCGACTTGGTAGTTTATTTTCTCAGGACAGTTGACGATAAAATGTGAAACATCACTGAAGCATACATCGCCCCATATTTGAGCTTCCCAGTAGTCAGTTTTATCTTTTCGAATTTCTTTATAGTCTGCTTTGGTATTTAGAGGAATGGCCTGGCCTATAACTTTTAAAGAGTCCTGGGCCGTAAAGGTCGAGCGGTCTTTCACATCACTTTTCATGACAGCATAGATGTTCCCATAACTTTCTGAATAAGACAGAGGAGAGACGTCTTCCATTGGTTTTGTCGGAACCAGATAGGCATACTTAGGGCGAATGCGATGGCTCTTATCATTTGGATCAGTCAGGACTTTGGCATTTCCATCAATATTAGCACCGATAAGAATTGTCTCTGCTCTTTGGCGCTTTGAGCGCGAAGCAAAGCCTTTTGAGGAATTTGTTTGAAATTGATTTCTAAAACAGCCTCTTCTGATGCTATCAAAATTCTTGTCACTAAAGGCCAGCTGTATTTCAGTGTCTCGATAAAAATCGTAAGAGTTTTTACTTTCTTTTATTGCTTTATCTTTCTCCTTAAGTCTTGCCACCAGACTTATGCCAATAGTGCGAGAGTCTTTTTCCTGGATGATTTGTTTCGGAACTTCATCGCCTGTTTTTAAAGTTAAAATATCAGGAACTATTTTTTTAAGGACTCCGTCGATGAATGTGCGGGCCTGACTATCCAATGGATCTTTGACAATCGGAGTGCATGTGAGTGTGTTGTTAATGCATTTAATGTGATCGACTTTTTGAGTCTTTCCATTAGGCATGACGGCCATGCAAAATTTGTTTTTAGTGCCAGTCCATTTATATAGAATATCGTCAGCACTCATAGTGTTGGTGGTTAGGATTAAGAAAAGAGTTAAGAGAGCTTTCACGTTATTATTTCCTAAAAGGAGATAATAACGTTTCGGGCATGTTGATGAAAATAGTTAAATAGTCAGGTATTTAAAAAAGGAGCTTATTTTGTTTTAGTGCATGTAATATCAGCGAATTTTTGAAAACCATTCACTTTATTATGAATATATACATACCCACTGAATTGACCTTCCGCTGTTGCCCCTATAGCTGCTCCAAGACGTTCTGCCTGATCAGTATTTTCCAGGCACATGAAAGCTGCACCAGTAACCTGGCATGGCATTGGGACTCTGATGTTTGCGACAGTCACCAGGCCTTGGGCCGTGTAAGAAGACTCTTCGTGATTGATCACTAGTGACACTGATTTATCTGCCGAGAGGCAAGTCCATTCAGTATTTTCTGCTGCATTAACTGAAGAGATTAAAAGTAATGTTGCTGCAATTAAGAAAGGGTATTTCATAAGTTCTCCTTAAATTTTTTGCCAGATTATAACTAACAGAGGGGTTGGTATAGAGATTCATCGGAACGAAGTGTTGCTGTGTTGTAAAAAAGAAAAAGGAGCTTTTAGGTGCTATCTACGATCAGGTGACTCAATGATCTATTTGGGAAAGACCGAGTATATAGTTTGTACTTATGCTCTAACTTTCTGGAAGAAGCTCGCCTCTCATTTAATTAGTATAAAATAAGCTAACTTCTTCAATCCTAGGCGGTTTAATTAGCTAATGTTTGCTTATTAAGCTAGCGTGTAAGTGAATAACAATTCATATCCCAAAAGTTCATTACTTTCTCCTTTTTGGTCAAGGCCCGCCTCCCTAAGTTCAATGTCAGCGAATCAAAGATTCTTTGATTCAACGTAAATATTTTAGAGTAAAAAATGGCCAAAAAAAATGTTCCGACTCAGCAAAAAAATAAAGCAATTCCAAAATTAAAAGATTCGAAAGCTTCTTTATCAGAACAAAAAATTACGTTGGAAAAATTTCGTCGTATGGCGACAGTTATTCAGGATTCCAACGATGCAATTACTTTCCAGGATCTGGAAGGAAACATTCTGGCATGGAACCGTGGCGCAGAAAAAATGTATGGTTACTCAGAGGCCGAAGCCTTGAATATGAATATTGTCGATACTGTTCCCGATGAATATCAAGAAGAAGCAAGACAATTTATTGCTTCTCTTAAAAGGGGCGAGCTGGTTCCCAATTTAGAAACTAAACGAAAGCATCAAAATGGTGAGATCATCGATGTGTGGTTGACCAATACTAAACTGACAGACGATAAGGGAAAGCTAACAGGAATTGCCACTACTGAGCGTGACATCACGGAAAGAAAGCAGCATGAAGCTTCACTGAAAGAAAAATTTCGCGAGTTGGATTATTTACGTGAAGGGCAGATTGCTCTTTCAGAAAGTATGCGTGGGCAGCAGGATTTATCGCGTTTGGGGCAAAGTATTCTAAGCCATTTAGTTCCATTTACGAATGCTCAAATTGGAGCGTTCTATCTGGTGTCTGGTGATAAAACACTTAAGCGCATAAGTGGGTATGCCTTACCTGAAATGGAAGGAACTGAAAAGCCTGTTAAATTCGGTGTAGGTCTTATCGGCCAGGTTGCATTAGAAAAGCGCACTTTGTTGATTGAAGATGTACCGGCCGGCTACTTTAATAAAATTCAATCGACGTTTGGGGAATTGATTCCCAGGTCACTTTTGATTTGTCCGATTCTTTATGAAAATGAAGTCAATGGAGTCATTGAGCTCGGATCTCTTTATCCATTTACTGAACATCAAAGAGCTTTTTTAAGTCACGTTTCGGCCAATATTGGAATTGCTATTAATACTTCTGATGTTCGAAATAAAGTTCAGGAGCTGCTTGAGCAGTCGCAGACATTAAATGATAAGCTTCAAACTCAACAGGAAGAACTAAACAAAGCACAGGTTTTACTTGAAGAGAAGGCCACTGAAGTTCAAAGAGGTAGTCAGTATAAAACTGAGTTCCTTGCCAACATGTCGCATGAGTTAAGAACGCCCCTTAACAGTTCTTTGATTTTGGCCAAGCTTCTAATGGATAATGCCAAAGGAAATCTAACTGAAGATCAGATTAAGTATGCGAGCTCTATTTATTCTTCCGGCAACGATTTACTAAATCTTATTAATGATATTTTAGACCTTTCAAAGGTAGAAGCTGGAAAACTTGATATCAGAGTAGAGGATGTCTTTTTATCGAGAGTGATTGATGGACTGAAGCAGACTTTTCAAACTCTGGCGCATGAAAAAACTGTCAATTTTGAAGTGACCTGTGAAAATAATTTACCACAATTTTTTCAAACAGACCGTCAGCGACTGGATCAGATTCTAAAAAATCTTATTTCAAATGCTTTTAAATTTACTCAAGTTGGTTCAGTAAAAGTCAGGATATTCCATCACTCAAACGAACATCTTGGATTTGAGGTGACAGATTCAGGAATCGGAATTCCTAAAGAGCAGCAGGAAATTATTTTTGAAGCTTTCAGGCAGGCCGATGGGACAACGAATAGAAAATTTGGAGGGACTGGTCTTGGGCTTTCAATCTCAAGAGATCTTGCCAGACTTTTAGGTGGAAGCATTAAGGTCACAAGTAGTCCTGGAAAGGGAAGCTGCTTTACCCTGATTTTGCCAGAATTTTATAATGAAGAGTTGATAGCTACAACACCTTCCAAACTTTATTCTGCCCATTCTGTGAGTATTTTAGAGAAGGATAAAGTTAAGCAAAGAAATTTTGAGAAAATTATGTCTCCACCTTTTGAGGATGATCGTTCTGACGATGTTAAATCGGGGCCGACAATTTTAGTTATTGAAGATGAGCCTCAGTTTTCTAGAATTCTTTTTGATCTAGCTCATGAATTACAATATAAGTGTCTAGTGGCACAAGGGGCCGATGAAGGTTTTGAGATGGCCATAGAGTATAAACCGGATGCTATCGTTCTTGATATGAGACTTCCAGACCACCTGGGACTCGTGACTCTTGATAGATTAAAAAAAGATCCGAGTACGCGCCATATTCCAGTGCATGTGATCTCAGTAGAGGACTATACGGAGGTTGCCCTTCGCATGGGGGCCATTGGTTACATGTTCAAGCCTGCCAAGCGTGAAGAACTAAAAAATGTATTTGAAAAATTAGAAGCTAAGTTTTCACAAGATATTCATCAAGTTTTAATTGTTGAAGAAAATGAGTTCCAAATAAAAAATATCTGCCATCTTTTATCAGACGAAGGCATTAAGTTTACAAAAGTCGCGACAGCTGCAGAAGCGGTTATTGCACTTAAAGACAATGCTTTTGATTGTATGATCATGAATCCTAACTTGCCCGATATGTCGGCCGAGCAAGTCTTAAGTCAAATTATGCATGCAAATATTACTTCCATTCCTCCCGTTATTATTTATAACGGCAGCCCCATTTCACGTGAGCAAGAAGAAAAAATCAGACATCATTCCCAGTCCATTACTGTTAAAACAGCAGGGTCTTCAGAAAAGCTTCTCAATGAAGTAACATTATTTCTTCATCAGCCAGAATCGGAAATGTCGCCAGCACGCAGACTTATGCTTAAAAATAACCGAGGACTGGAGCAGTCTTTTGAAGGAGTGAAAATCCTTTTAGTGGATGATGATATCAGGAATATTTTTGCACTTACCAGTGCTCTTGAGCAACAAGGTGCCACGATTGTCATTGGAAGAAACGGCTATGAGGCGTTGGATAAACTTGAGCAGGATTCAAAAATAGATTTGGTTCTCATGGATGTAATGATGCCGGAAATGGATGGGCTTGAAGCAACCCGAAGAATCAGAAAACAAAAAAAATTCGATAATCTTCCTATCATTGCTGTCACTGCAAAAGCGATGAAAGAAGATCAGATGATTTGTCTTCAGGCGGGAGCGAGTGACTATCTTTCTAAGCCAGTTAATCTGGAAAAACTATTTTCTATTCTACGGGTGTGGGCACCTTAGCTAAAGAAGCTTTACTGCTTACCGGAACTTAAACTGTGCAAATAATATCTGCACACTATTTTTGGAAGTTTTATGCACGGATCGAATATTACAGAGAAGCTCGATATTTTAATTGTTGATGATGTGAAAGAAAATTTATTTGCATTAACAGAGCTTTTAAAGACAGAAAATATAAATATCCTGGAAGCACAATCCGGGAATGAAGCTTTAGAGTTAATGGTCGTACACGATTTTTCTGTCGCTTTAGTAGATATACAAATGCCAGGCATGAATGGATTTGAGCTTGCAGAATTCATGCGTGGAACTAAAAAAACTAAAAATATTCCCATTATTTTTGTGACAGCGACGGCCAATGATGAAAAATACGCTTTCAAAGGTTATGAAAGTGGGGCAGTCGATTTTCTTCGAAAGCCACTTGATCCCCATGTCGTAAAAAGCAAAGTGAAAGTGTTTCTGGAAATGCACCAGAATAAAAAAGAGCTGGAAAAACAAGTTGAAGCTCTCAATATAATCAGAGACAAGCTGGAGCAGGCCAATCGTGCCAGAGAGGAATTCATGGCGATTGCCACTCACGAATTGAAGACTCCGCTAACTGTTTTAAAACTCCAGGCACAAAATAGACAAAGAAGCCTTGAAAAAGGTTCACTCTCGGCGTTTACTCCAGAAAAATTAATTAAGATGTTTGATTCCGATAGCAAGCAAATCTTGAGACTTAATCGCCTGATTGATGACATGCTGGATGTTTCGCGTATTAGTTCAGGTCAGCTGACAATGAATTTTGAAGATTGTGATCTTTCATTATTAATCAGTGAAGTTTATGAAGGGCAATTGATGCTTTTTAAAGCGGCCGGTGTGCATATTGAAATGAATTCATGTGAGTCGATAATCGG carries:
- a CDS encoding hybrid sensor histidine kinase/response regulator, with amino-acid sequence MHGSNITEKLDILIVDDVKENLFALTELLKTENINILEAQSGNEALELMVVHDFSVALVDIQMPGMNGFELAEFMRGTKKTKNIPIIFVTATANDEKYAFKGYESGAVDFLRKPLDPHVVKSKVKVFLEMHQNKKELEKQVEALNIIRDKLEQANRAREEFMAIATHELKTPLTVLKLQAQNRQRSLEKGSLSAFTPEKLIKMFDSDSKQILRLNRLIDDMLDVSRISSGQLTMNFEDCDLSLLISEVYEGQLMLFKAAGVHIEMNSCESIIGRWDKLRIGQVITNLLTNAIRYGDGKPVKIHVRKGDEHAVVTVEDHGIGIAEENVERIFQRFERATGTEANGLGLGLYIVNQIIEAHDGFINVKSHLGAGSIFTVHLSLNL